One genomic region from Artemia franciscana chromosome 17, ASM3288406v1, whole genome shotgun sequence encodes:
- the LOC136037976 gene encoding uncharacterized protein LOC136037976 isoform X1, with product MKGFLQAFLISGMVTISLAAPRRLQKKPLYRDEFQIEPESRSDNGLFVFRDAVNELPVNERTQQLDSPRLPGSQRIRARQSPDLFPVRNQSKRQGEFFRPYKTWQSESYADSHYASDYSAPQAEYDPPGLTRVRKYSL from the exons ATG AAAGGATTCCTGCAAGCTTTCTTAATTTCTGGAATGGTGACAATTTCTTTGGCTGCTCCTCGGCGACTTCAAAAGAAGCCCTTATACCGTGATGAGTTTCAAATAGAGCCAGAGAGCCGTTCGGATAATGGCCTATTCGTATTTAGGGATGCAGTGAATGAGCTTCCTGTAAACGAG agaACACAGCAATTGGATAGCCCGCGATTACCCGGCTCTCAGAGAATCAGGGCCCGGCAATCACCAGACTTGTTCCCGGTGCGAAACCAGTCAAAACGTCAAGGAGAATTCTTCAGGCCGTATAAAACATGGCAGTCCGAAAGTTATGCCGACTCCCACTACGCATCAGACTACTCAGCTCCTCAAGCTGAATATGATCCCCCTGGCCTTACACGTGTCAGAAAATACAGCCTTTAA
- the LOC136037509 gene encoding uncharacterized protein LOC136037509 — MGVWRGTVSPVFFDPLNDKWLRLLELCRSHDLCIANIYFQRKTIHQYTWYSKDGSTKKVIDFVIISKRWRSLVKNCKIYRPAELGNADQRLVCTDLRLCIHAQRSERKPVTADIGRLKEPDTRLKYSVEISNHFEPLGSLNSSEHLWKYFKSQTSEAAQLVLGKRSYKKKSWLTK; from the coding sequence ATGGGTGTATGGCGCGGCACAGTTAGTCCTGTATTCTTCGACCCACTTAACGACAAATGGCTTCGCTTACTTGAACTCTGCCGATCTCACGACCTTTGCATCGCAAACATCTACTTCCAACGTAAAACTATTCATCAGTACACATGGTATAGTAAAGACGGTAGTACAAAGAAGGTGATTGACTTTGTCATTATTTCCAAGCGCTGGAGATCATTGGTGAAGAACTGCAAAATTTACAGACCAGCAGAGCTTGGAAACGCAGACCAAAGGCTTGTGTGCACCGATCTCCGGCTTTGCATCCATGCGCAACGATCGGAAAGAAAACCTGTCACTGCAGATATTGGGAGACTAAAGGAGCCAGATACTCGTCTGAAGTACAGTGTTGAGATATCGAATCATTTCGAACCCCTTGGCTCACTTAATAGCAGCGAACATCTCTGGAAGTATTTCAAATCGCAGACTAGCGAAGCAGCACAACTAGTGCTTGGCAAGAGGAGCTACAAAAAGAAATCATGGCTAACTAAATAA
- the LOC136037976 gene encoding uncharacterized protein LOC136037976 isoform X2 — MVTISLAAPRRLQKKPLYRDEFQIEPESRSDNGLFVFRDAVNELPVNERTQQLDSPRLPGSQRIRARQSPDLFPVRNQSKRQGEFFRPYKTWQSESYADSHYASDYSAPQAEYDPPGLTRVRKYSL; from the exons ATGGTGACAATTTCTTTGGCTGCTCCTCGGCGACTTCAAAAGAAGCCCTTATACCGTGATGAGTTTCAAATAGAGCCAGAGAGCCGTTCGGATAATGGCCTATTCGTATTTAGGGATGCAGTGAATGAGCTTCCTGTAAACGAG agaACACAGCAATTGGATAGCCCGCGATTACCCGGCTCTCAGAGAATCAGGGCCCGGCAATCACCAGACTTGTTCCCGGTGCGAAACCAGTCAAAACGTCAAGGAGAATTCTTCAGGCCGTATAAAACATGGCAGTCCGAAAGTTATGCCGACTCCCACTACGCATCAGACTACTCAGCTCCTCAAGCTGAATATGATCCCCCTGGCCTTACACGTGTCAGAAAATACAGCCTTTAA